TTTTTTTTTATTTTATCGGTTTTTTCAAGAATCCCACATTCAATTTCCTAGCCTGCTTTTCTACCAGCTCATGGTTAAAATGAGATGTCAGTATAATATCAGTTTCCAGTCTTTTCTTAAGATGTTGAACAATCCAGATCCCATTCAGGTCGGGCAGGTCATTGGAAATAACAATCAGATCATAATCGTTTTTGTTGATCAGGTAGAAAGCATTTTCTCCGCTGTCTGCAGCATCAAACTGGCTAAAAGAATTCTGG
The window above is part of the Candidatus Cloacimonadota bacterium genome. Proteins encoded here:
- a CDS encoding response regulator, with amino-acid sequence MKKILIVENKKSDQEMIRQHFQNSFSQFDAADSGENAFYLINKNDYDLIVISNDLPDLNGIWIVQHLKKRLETDIILTSHFNHELVEKQARKLNVGFLKKPIK